Part of the Thermoplasmata archaeon genome, CTCGCGACATCCGTGACCTGCCCGGCGAGGGATTTGTCGAGGCCGAGCGCGAGGGCCATGTCCCTGAGCTGGAAGGGCTGGAGCCCGATGAGGGGGCTGATGTGCGTTTTGAATATCTTCTCCTCCGGCACACTCTCGATTTCCATCCCGCCCTCGGAGCTGGCCATCAGCAGGGGCATCCCGGCCTCCCGGTCCACCATGATGCTCAGGTAGAGCTCCCTCGCGATGTTGATCTTCTCTGCGACGAGCACGCTCCTGACCCTAAAGCCCTTTATCTCCATCCCGAGAATTTCGGAGGCGCGCTGCCTAGCCTCCTCGAGGCTACGCGCGAATTTCACACCCCCGGCCTTACCCCTACCCCCCACGGGAACTAGGGCCTTGAGAACGACCTCGCCCGGTATCGCTGTTATCTCGTCTGGGCTGGAAACCGCCCTCCCGGAAGGGACGGGAACGCCGTGCCGGGCTAGTAGCTCCCTGCCGCGGTCCTCCATCAGCTTCATGATATCACGTATTCAGGAGCATGGAAAAAGAGTTATAAATAAATTTCAAAGGCGTGAGCGGGCGCGAACGCGGTTCGAACGGACAACGAGGGCGTGCCGTCGAGGAACGCAGGTCGGAATTCGGCACGGGCGGCAACCGACGGAAAGCGCGGCCCCCAATAACTCCACATCTACATACCTCAAAATCTTCATAATTTCATCTACTTTAAAAATTTGACTATTTATAAATATCGATACAATCTATAAGATTAAATATATTTTATGGTATATTCCTAATAAGCGACGTTGGTGATGATATGAGGGACATAAAACTGAATATAATGGCTGTCACGATAGGGCTTCTTTTGCCGCTATTGCCAATGACTGCCCCGCATAGCTCTGCCGATAACATACAAATCGTCGTAAACAAATTCAGCAACGGCCTCTCCGAGCTGAACGTCGACTTCACCTACGGCGGAACGAACACCAAAAACAGCCTCTCTCTCCAGACCGGCCTAATTCTGAACAGCGTCGAGCTCAAGGTCTCAACGGCGGCGATGCCCGGGGCGGAGAAGAGCTACCCGACCAACGTCGTCGTTGACTTTGGAGGCGACGATAAGCCCGAGTGGAGCTTCTCGGGGAAGGGCTATGGCCCTTTGGGCCGCCAGACCGTTTTCATAAATAACCTGCCCTACATGAACGCCAGCATACCGTTCGGCGGTGGCTACAACGACAGTGTCGCGATTCGCCTGCCCAAGAGCGCGCATGTGACGAAGGCGACGATGAACCTCAGTGCGGGCCAGAGAATCGGGGACCCGGGCAAGGTGCTGGTGATATGGGCGACCTACACCGGCTACGGCTGGGACTCCGACCTCCCCAAGAAGCTCAGGGCCTTTACCAGCGACTTCTCGACCGTGGACAGCTACGACGGCCGCTCCGGCACCCCCGACTGGGCCACGGTCTCAAAGTACGGCAATATCCTGGTCTGGAGCGATTGGTACTTCTGGTACGGCTTCCAGAACGGGGCCGAGCTCGGGGACCTGATGGCAAATTATGTAGACGCGGGTGGCTCACTCGTTCTGGCGACCTACGCGATGTATCAGTATGGTAATTTCTATCTGAGCGGCCGCTTCCTGTCTGAGAACTACTATGCCATCCAGCCGACCCAGTCCATCGTGTATCATAACCCCTCCATAGGCACCATTGACCAGCCCGGCCACCCGGTGATGGCCAATGTCAGCAACATCTACTTCCCGAGCGGCTACACCTACGGCATCTACCAGACCGGCGTCGCCGAGGGAGCCAAGGCGATATCGCACTGGAACAGCGGAATGATACTGGCCGCGGAGAAGAACATCGGCGGGACTGACAGGGTCGACATCAACCTGATGCCCGTGTCGTCGGACACATCCTACTACTACTCCTGCTACGCCGGAGACGGCGACGACCTCTTTAGGAACGCGCTCATATACGGCGGCAGGAAGCCCTTCACCGGGGCCGTGAATATCCTGAACGACTCCACGGAGGAGTTCAACAGGACCGCTTTCTCCGGCAACTACACATTCCCCGACTTCTCCGACATGCTGAACTCCTATCTGGCGAGCGCGAGTGTGAGCTACAGGGACGCCTATGGCAACGAGTTCGTGGACATCCCGATATACGTGAGCGGCCCCGCCGCCAGCCGCGTCAGGTTCGACAGTCTTGAGATTCTCTACGACTACACCAAGGACATTAAAGAGAATCCGTACGAGGGCGACCTGACCTCCTCGCTCAACGACATGATGTCCACCGTGCAGGGCCCGAATAATATAACAATCCCGATATACATCAGCAGCTCCAGCAGCGGCCGGGTCAGGCTCCACTCGCTCAGAATCACAGCAACGCCTCCCATCCACCCCCCGACAATCAAGCGCTTCTGGCCCGATGCAGAGACAGTGGTCGAGGAGAACACGGAGGTGGAGTTCGGGGTCGATGTGGTTGACATCTACGGAAACCCGGTGACCATCAAGTGGTTCCACAACGCTGATGAGCTCGTCGGACAGACCAGGGAGAGGGTGAAGATAATGTTCGACTATGATTCCGCCGGCCTCCACACTGTCACGGTCCGCATAGAGAATGGCCTCCGGCCGACGGAGCAGACATGGAACGTGACCGTGCTCGACGTGAATCGCGAGCCGGTGATAGACACATTCCTCCCGGTGAGCAACCCAACGGTCAGGGAGAACGAGACGGTTGAGTTCAGCGTGGGCGCGAGCGATCCTGACGGCGACCCCCTCTCGTACCGGTGGGCGCTGGACGGGAAGGTGCTGATGAAGGAGACCAGGAGTGCCTTCAACTACACCCCCGATTTCTTCAGCGCCGGGACCCACGCGGTCACGGTCACCGCCAGCGACCCCGGGGGTCTCACGGCGGCGAAGAAGTGGGACGTGACAGTCGAGAACGTGAACGTCAGGCCGGTGATATCCTCCTACTCTCCCAAGACGAACCCTAGGATAAAGGAAACCCAGAACTGGACTTTCTCGGCCAAGGGTTTCGACCAGGACGAGGGGACCCTCCTCACGATGACCTGGTACCTTGACGGGAACCAGGTCTACATAGGAGAATCATATACCTATAGGACCGATTTTAAGTCCGCAGGCCTGCGGAGTGTGAAGGTCGTGGTCTCCGATGGCGAGCTATCCGACTCCCACGAGTGGCTCGTCACGGTGGACAACTGGAATAGGCCACCGGAGCCTTACATCGACTCTCCGAGGGAGAAGCTGGAGTTCATGGAGGGCGACGTAATACAGTTCAGCGCGGCCTCGACCACCGACCCGGACGAGGAGGAGCTGAGCTTCGTCTGGAGGGAAGGGAGCACCGTTCTCTCAAACGATGTGGAGTTCCAGAGGGCGTTGCCCCGCGGCCTTCATACGGTGACGCTCGAGGTCAGGGACCCGTACGGCGCGACCAACTCGACCTCCGTCAGAATTCGGGTCAGGTACATCGAGCTTGCGGTCCTTCTAGGAGTTTCCAGACTCGACCCCCGCGCCGGGGACGCAATCGACGTTGTTGTCACATTCACAAATATAGGCGACGCCGAAGCCACAGATGTCGGCCTGACCGTCCTTGTGGACGGCCGGACCCTCGGTTCCGACACAATCAAGTCCCTCGCGCCGGGTGGGGTGGAGGTGAGGGTCTTCCAGTGGAAGGCGACGAGGGGAGACCACACCCTCTCGGCGAAGGTCGGGGGGAGCGAGTGGAGCAAGAGTGTGACGGTCGCGTCCGCCCCGCCTCCGGCGGCGGGCCCCGGAGTGGAGACCTACATGTGGCCAAGCCTTTTGATAGTGATTGCGGTCCTGCTGTTCGGATGGGGGGCGATGGTGCTGCGGAAGAGGTGAGCAACCCTCAACCGGCGGATTGAGGCCGAGGGAGCTAACTAGTAGGGCTGGGGGTGGGTCCACCGCCCGGCTCCACGCTGGGAATTCCAGCGGTCCTCCTCCCCCGACCGTTGCGGCCGTGCTTTGAGGAAGGTGGGGTATGAGCGCTACAGAGCTTCTCTACATGGCGGGCGTTGAGGGGAACTACATAAAGGAGTTCGAGGCCGTTGTCACGGAGAGGGGGCCCGGATGGGTCGCCCTCGACCGGACCGCTTTCTACCCCGAGGGCGGGGGCCAGCCGTCGGACACGGGCGAGCTGGTCTTCGAGGGCGGGCGGGCGCGCGTCACGGACGTCCAGAAGAGGGACACCGTCCGGCACTTCATCGACGGCGAGCTGCCGCAGCATGTGAAGTCCGTGAGGGGCATTCTCGATTGGGAGAGGCGATATGCCCACATGCGAATGCACACCGCCCAGCACGTTCTTTCCGGAGTGGTCTTTGACAGGTTCGGGGCCAGGACAGTCGGGAACCAAATATACTCGGACCGCTCGCGCATCGACTTCTTCCCCCTCGCCCTCGCCCCGGAGGACCTCGAGAGTCTGGAGGAGGCTTGCAACAGCATCTTTGCCAGAAACGTGCCGCTGGAAATATACGAAGAGGACAGGGCCGAGCTCGAGAAAAGGGTTAATGCGGGGAGGGTCAGTCTCGACCTACTTCCGAAGTCTGCTAGGAGGATCCGTATAGTTAAGATAGGCGAGTTCGACGTCTGCCCCTGCGCGGGGACCCACGTTCGAACCACGGCCGAAATCGGCAGGATGAAGATAATCAAGAAAGAGAGCAAGGGCAGGGACAGGGAGAGGTTGGTCTACACCCTTGTTTAAGCAGTGGGCAGGGGGAACGCCTGCTGGGGGAGGGGATGAGCGGCGGCGAGTGCCCCGGGGCTTCATAGCGCGCTCCAGCAACGGAGGGTTATTAAATTTTTTTATAGTAGGAAAATTTAAAATAGGCAATAATATTATGAGGCTTCAAATGGTGAACTATATGACCCGGCACGCAAGCATAATACTAGCTCTCGGACTAGTTGCCCCTTTGCTGGTGGTTTACGCGCCCCCGGCCTCGGCGGCGAATATAACGAAGACCATCGAGACCTTCGATGGAGTGAAATCCGAGATTAAGGCCGACTTCCAGTACGGCGGCACGGACAAGAGCAACGCCCTATCCATCCAGACGGGTCTGATTATCCAGAACGCTTCCCTTAAGACAACCACGGCCGAGCTCTCCCCCGACAGGAGCGACTACCCGACGAATGTGAGCGTCGACTTCGGCGGCGACCAGAAGCCGGAGTGGGCCTTCGTGGGCAAGGGCTACGGTAGCTGGGGCCTCCAAGACACTTTCCCTTCGGGAAGTAAAAACATTTCCCTTACGTGTGGCCTCAACGGCACCACATCGACCAGTGTCTACCTGCCCCAAAAGGCAGATGTAAAGAAAGCGAATATGACGATAAAGAGCGCACCTCTCGCGGAGCTGGTCGAGCTGACGGGCGGGACGAGCACCAACGTCTATCCCTTCGGCTCGGGGACTACGTGGAGGTTCCAGTGGCTCTACACAGCGGCGGAAATCAAGGGCTCCGGAATCATCGACAAAGTCGGCTGGAAGGTCCAGTCAGGCTATGGAATAGGAGGCTCAGGAACCCTCACTGGCTTCAAGATGCTCTTCTGCAACACACCCATTACTGGTCTGACCACCACCTTTGCCAACAATTACGGCGGCAACACTCCCCAGAAGGTCATTGACACCGCGAGCTACGACATAAAAGAATCCGGTGGCTGGCTCGAGATCGACCCGCCGGACGAGTTCTTCTATGACAACTCCAAAAACCTTCTGATTGAGATATCGTTTACTGGGAAGACGGGCACCAGCTTCGGCCTCGCCGCGGGGACCGTCTCTGACGGGACTGGCGCCCGGAGGGCCTGGTCCTCCAGCTCCGCAGACTCACCAACCGGCTCGGTTGATTCCAGCGCTTATAGATACGACGTTAGAATCTACATCAGCGGCAAGGCCTTCAACCTCTCCGTGGACATCTGCAACGACACAGTAATTGATTATCAGACCACCACGCCGCCCCTGAACGGGACGGAGGTGGTCTTCACGGAGGCCCTGAGGGACTTCATGACGACAGCCGAAGTCAATTTCACCGACCCCTACGGAAACGCCTTCGTGGCCTTTCCCATTATAATCAACATGCAGTGGGGCGGGAAGATAACTCTGCTCAACATGAGCATTGTCTACGAATCCACCGCCGAAATTCGGCTGAATCCATACGATGGCGATTTAGCGACCTCCCTCAACGAGCTTATGTCCACGAAGCAAGGGCCTGAGAACCTGACGATACCGATATACATATCGAGCACGACCCCGGGCAGGGTCTGGCTGCACTCGCTGAAGATAACCGCGGTTCCGCCTATCCACGCGCCGACAATAAAGCGCTTCTGGCCGGACGAGGAGACGCAGGTCGAGGAGAACACCGAGCTCGAGTTCGGAATCGATGTTGAGGACATCTACGGGAATCCCGTGAGCATCCAGTGGTACTACAACGAGGAGCCGATGGAGGGCGAGACTGGGAGCAGAATCAAGCTTTTCTTTGACTACGACTCTGCGGGCTTGCACACCGTTAAGGTGAGGGTGGAGAACGGGCTCCGCGCAGCGGAGCAGCGGTGGAACATCACGGTGGTGGATATCAACCGAGAGCCCGTGATAGAGAGTCATCTTCCTGTGACCAATCCCACGGTTAGGGAGAACGAGACCGTGGAGTTCAGCGTTGAGGCGAGCGACCCAGACGGGGACCCGCTGAGCTACCAGTGGTCGCTGGACAGGAAGGTGCAGATGAAGGAGAACGGGAGCAGGTACAGGTACACGCCCGACTTTTTCAGTGCGGGGACGCACACAGTGATGGTGACTGTGAGCGACCCAGGCGGGCTGACTGCGACGAAGAAGTGGGACGTGACTGTGGAGAATGTGAATGTGGCGCCCGTGATAGTTGCGTATTCTCCCAAGACGAACCCGAGGATAAGGGAGACGCAGAGCTGGACTTTCTCTGCGACTGGGGCTGACCAAGACGAGGGCACGCTTCTGACGATGACGTGGTATTTGGACGGGGCTCAGGTGTACATAGGGGA contains:
- a CDS encoding PKD domain-containing protein, which gives rise to MRDIKLNIMAVTIGLLLPLLPMTAPHSSADNIQIVVNKFSNGLSELNVDFTYGGTNTKNSLSLQTGLILNSVELKVSTAAMPGAEKSYPTNVVVDFGGDDKPEWSFSGKGYGPLGRQTVFINNLPYMNASIPFGGGYNDSVAIRLPKSAHVTKATMNLSAGQRIGDPGKVLVIWATYTGYGWDSDLPKKLRAFTSDFSTVDSYDGRSGTPDWATVSKYGNILVWSDWYFWYGFQNGAELGDLMANYVDAGGSLVLATYAMYQYGNFYLSGRFLSENYYAIQPTQSIVYHNPSIGTIDQPGHPVMANVSNIYFPSGYTYGIYQTGVAEGAKAISHWNSGMILAAEKNIGGTDRVDINLMPVSSDTSYYYSCYAGDGDDLFRNALIYGGRKPFTGAVNILNDSTEEFNRTAFSGNYTFPDFSDMLNSYLASASVSYRDAYGNEFVDIPIYVSGPAASRVRFDSLEILYDYTKDIKENPYEGDLTSSLNDMMSTVQGPNNITIPIYISSSSSGRVRLHSLRITATPPIHPPTIKRFWPDAETVVEENTEVEFGVDVVDIYGNPVTIKWFHNADELVGQTRERVKIMFDYDSAGLHTVTVRIENGLRPTEQTWNVTVLDVNREPVIDTFLPVSNPTVRENETVEFSVGASDPDGDPLSYRWALDGKVLMKETRSAFNYTPDFFSAGTHAVTVTASDPGGLTAAKKWDVTVENVNVRPVISSYSPKTNPRIKETQNWTFSAKGFDQDEGTLLTMTWYLDGNQVYIGESYTYRTDFKSAGLRSVKVVVSDGELSDSHEWLVTVDNWNRPPEPYIDSPREKLEFMEGDVIQFSAASTTDPDEEELSFVWREGSTVLSNDVEFQRALPRGLHTVTLEVRDPYGATNSTSVRIRVRYIELAVLLGVSRLDPRAGDAIDVVVTFTNIGDAEATDVGLTVLVDGRTLGSDTIKSLAPGGVEVRVFQWKATRGDHTLSAKVGGSEWSKSVTVASAPPPAAGPGVETYMWPSLLIVIAVLLFGWGAMVLRKR
- a CDS encoding PKD domain-containing protein, which codes for MVNYMTRHASIILALGLVAPLLVVYAPPASAANITKTIETFDGVKSEIKADFQYGGTDKSNALSIQTGLIIQNASLKTTTAELSPDRSDYPTNVSVDFGGDQKPEWAFVGKGYGSWGLQDTFPSGSKNISLTCGLNGTTSTSVYLPQKADVKKANMTIKSAPLAELVELTGGTSTNVYPFGSGTTWRFQWLYTAAEIKGSGIIDKVGWKVQSGYGIGGSGTLTGFKMLFCNTPITGLTTTFANNYGGNTPQKVIDTASYDIKESGGWLEIDPPDEFFYDNSKNLLIEISFTGKTGTSFGLAAGTVSDGTGARRAWSSSSADSPTGSVDSSAYRYDVRIYISGKAFNLSVDICNDTVIDYQTTTPPLNGTEVVFTEALRDFMTTAEVNFTDPYGNAFVAFPIIINMQWGGKITLLNMSIVYESTAEIRLNPYDGDLATSLNELMSTKQGPENLTIPIYISSTTPGRVWLHSLKITAVPPIHAPTIKRFWPDEETQVEENTELEFGIDVEDIYGNPVSIQWYYNEEPMEGETGSRIKLFFDYDSAGLHTVKVRVENGLRAAEQRWNITVVDINREPVIESHLPVTNPTVRENETVEFSVEASDPDGDPLSYQWSLDRKVQMKENGSRYRYTPDFFSAGTHTVMVTVSDPGGLTATKKWDVTVENVNVAPVIVAYSPKTNPRIRETQSWTFSATGADQDEGTLLTMTWYLDGAQVYIGESYTYKTNFKSAGQHKVKVVVSDGELSDSYEWLVTVDNWNRAPEPVIDSPRERLEYIEGEQIQFSAVSSSDPDEEELTYVWKEGDTVLSSEAQFQTALPRGLHTIVLEVTDVMGAKNSTSVRVRVRYVEIAVIMGLSRMDIRAGDRVEVIVTVTNIGDAPAAELSVELLVDGRSLGTESIPALGAGETVRQFFQWKAVKGEHTFTAKIGESSWEKVAVVEPAPPVEAGAGVEAYLWPLLIIVLIVLLIAWGAVVMRKK
- a CDS encoding alanyl-tRNA editing protein; protein product: MSATELLYMAGVEGNYIKEFEAVVTERGPGWVALDRTAFYPEGGGQPSDTGELVFEGGRARVTDVQKRDTVRHFIDGELPQHVKSVRGILDWERRYAHMRMHTAQHVLSGVVFDRFGARTVGNQIYSDRSRIDFFPLALAPEDLESLEEACNSIFARNVPLEIYEEDRAELEKRVNAGRVSLDLLPKSARRIRIVKIGEFDVCPCAGTHVRTTAEIGRMKIIKKESKGRDRERLVYTLV